The stretch of DNA GGCCAAAACAAAGGGAGGAACCCCGGCGGGTTCCTCCCTTGTGCATAGCTCTGTGGCGTCAGGACCTGATCAGGGTCCGGAGGTCTTGGCCGCTGTTTCGTCGAACAGGCCGCCCGGCGCTGCGGGGTCCGGGTTGGTTCCGCCCAATGCGCTCCCGATGCCCTTCAGCGCCTCGCCAACTTCACTGGGAATGATCCACAGCTTGTTGGACGTGCCTTCCGCCAGCTTCGGCAGGGTCTGCAGGTACTGGTAAGCCAGGAGCTTCTGGTCGGGGTTGCCCTTGTGGATTGCGTCGAAGACCTTCTGGATGGCCTGGGACTCACCGTCCGCCTTGAGGATAGCCGCTTTGGCTTCACCTTCCGCCTTGAGGATGGCGGCCTGGCGCTGCCCTTCAGCGGTGAGGATTGCTGACTGCTTGGTGCCTTCAGCCGTGAGGATGGCGGCCCGGCGGTCACGCTCGGCGCGCATCTGCTTTTCCATGGAGTCTTGGATGGAGTGCGGCGGATCGATGGCCTTGAGCTCCACCCGGGAAACCCTGATGCCCCAACGGCCGGTGGCTTCGTCCAGCACGCCGCGGAGCTGTCCGTTGATCTGGTCGCGGGAGGTCAGCGCCTCCTCCAGGTTGAGTCCACCCACCACGTTACGCAGGGTGGTGGTGGTGAGCTGCTCCACAGCCTGGATGTAGTTGGCGATCTCATACGTGGCCGCACGTGCATCGGTGACCTGGAAGTACACCACGGTGTCGATGCTGACCACGAGGTTGTCCTCGGTGATGACCGGCTGGGGAGGGAACGAGACGACCTGTTCGCGGAGGTCCAGCAGGGGGAGGAGGCGGTCCACGAACGGAATCAGGATGGTGAGCCCCGGGTTGAGCGTCCGCTGGTACTTGCCCAGTCGCTCCACGACCCCCGCCCGGGCCTGCGGAACGATGCGGACCGACCGCACCAGGACGATGATCACAAAGATGATCAGTACTACCAGCACAACGGCCAAGGCGGTGCTGCCTGCGTTATCCATACATTTCCTTCTTCCCCAATTGATAAAGCTGTGTCAGGTTCGGTCTTCGGCCGGAGGCGGCGCCGAAACCACGGCAGTGGCGCCATCAATGGCTGCGACGACCACCATCTGTCCGGCGGTGAGGATGCCGGCCGCGGAGCGTGCGCTCCAAATGTCGCCGCCAATTTTCACCAGGCCACCGTCCGAGGTCACTGCCTCCATGACCACGGCCTGCTCACCGATGAGCCGGTCCACGTTTGTCCGTTGCTCGGCGGGTCCCTTCTTCAGGTGGGAAAGGGCAACGGGCCGGACAAAGGCGACCATGAGCAAGGAAACAATGCAGAAGATGACGATCTGCAGCCACGGGTCTGCGCCGGCGAAATCGGACACCAGCGCAGCGAGTGCACCGCCGCCCAGCATGATGAAGAACAGGTCGAGGGTAATCATTTCGACCACCGCGAACGCCAGGAATGCGGTCAGCCATACGGCCCACCAGTTTTCACCCAACCACTCGAACACTGTGTTCCCCCTTCGTTACAAGGTCCTGACGGGGGACCTTTGAGTAACTGTGACTTCCATCCTAGTCGGGCACCACAGGCGGGGTGCGGGCCCGGAGCAGAAGACCGGGGATAGTGGCCAAGTCGTTACAGGCGGCCCTTTGGACGGTAGGCCAGAACCCTGAACTTCGCGTCGGCCGCCACGGGTTCGGGGCTGCCGGCCAGGCGGTCTGCGATCGCGTCCCGGCCCTGGTGGTGCCCGGCGGGGCCCATGAAGGCGAGGTCGGCGGCTTGCCGTCGGGTGAGCCAGAGCGGGATATCGACGTCGGTAGCCGACTCTGCATCAAAGTGCTCCGCCATGGCCGCGGCCAGGCGGGAGTCCTTCCCTTCCTCAATCCCCAGCATGCCAGTCAGTGCGGCAAGGGCTGACAGGTGCCCTTGCCTCGGCGTGACAACCACAAGGCGGCCGTGCGGCCGGAGGACGCGGGCGAACTCGGCGGGGTTTCTCGGGGCAAAGATAACCGTCACGGCGTCCACCGACCCGTCGGCCAGGGGAATCCGTTTCCACACGTCCCAGACGAGGTTGACCGCCTCCGGGTTGAGCCGCGCCGCCCGCCGCAGGGCAAACTTCGAGATATCGAGCCCCACAGCGTTTACCGTCCGGCCCTGCTCCGCAGCAGCGTCCAGCACGGCCCTCAGGTAGTGGCCGGTGCCGGTCCCGGCATCCAGCACGGCTGCATGCCGTGGGGACAGGCACGGTACGACGGCGGCTGCCACCTCGCGTGCCAGCGGTGCGTATTTTCCTGCTCCAAGGAACGCGGAACGGGCGTCGGCCATCTCCGCCGTGTCAGCTTCAAAGGACGTGCCCTTGCCCACCAGCATGTTGAAGTAACCCTGCCGCGCCGCGTCGAAGCTGTGCCCGGAGCTGCATGCCATTCGGGCAGGTCCCGAGGGCCGGGTATCCGCGTCCGCCAGCGGCTTCAGGCAGAGGGGGCACAGCAGCGGCAGGTCAGGGGGAAGGGGCATGGCCTCTATCTTAACTGGCTAGGGCACGCTGATTCCGGCAGGGCCGTCATCGAAGCCCAGCCCCTCCCTTGCCTTGCCGATTCCCGGCTCAGCCCAGTGGGCGGCGTACTCCGCGTTGCTGCTCAGGGACCGGAGCTGCGCCCGGTCCACATAAAGGATTCCGTTGAGGTGATCCGTCTCATGCTGGACGATGCGTGCCTGCCAGCCGGAGAACCCACGCCGCTCCGCGCCGCCGTCGGGCCGGACAAAGTCCAGCAGCACGGCCTGCGGGCGGGAAACCACCGCCTGCAGTCCGTTGAGGGAAAGGCAACCTTCGTAGAAGGCGGCCCGGTCCGGACCCGCCGGGGTGTAGGAAGGGTTCAGGATGGCCAGGAAGTCGAGCGGCGCACGATTGCGGAGGGCGGCGGCCTCGTGGTCCACGTCGTACTTGTCCTCCAGGACGGCCAGCTGCAGGGGGATCCCGAGTTGCGGCGCTGCCAGCCCCACGCCTGGAGCCTCATGCATTACCTGCCGCATGAGCTCTATGAGCCGGGCCAGCTGTTCGGGAGTTATTTGGCCGTCGAAGGGGGCCGCCTTCTGCCGCAATGCCGGGTGGCCGGCCTGCACGATCGGAGGGAGGGTGCCTGCGGACAGGATGCGGTCCACAGTCTCGCGGATCTGCTCTGCAGTGAGGTCCGTGGATGGTGCCGGGAAGGTCATGGTGAAAGCCTAGCGGCCGGCCGAAGGGACTCCAGAGCTCCGCTAAGGTCTATTCCATGGCTGACGAAACCAAGGCGACGGACCAACCCGGGGCGCCGACAGGACCGGTGGACCGCGTCCTCGAGTTCATCCGGATCCTGGAAGCCGGCGGGGGAGCGGCCGAAATCAGGCCCTACCTCGCCGATACGTTTACGCTCGTGGAGGCACCCCACCTGCTGGCACCCGAGGGCTCCACCCGCACCCTCGCGGACGTTCTGGCGGGCGCCGATCAGAGTTCGCAGGTGGTGGCCGACCAGGTGTTCACCATCAGGAGGACAACCTGCGAAGGCGGACGTGTGGCTGTCGAAGCTGACTGGTCCGCAACCGTCCTGATGGACATCCGCTACTGGGACCGCGGCGAAACTATCCGGGCGCGGACCTCGTCGGTCTTCGAAGTCCGTGACGGGCTGATCATCAGCCAGGACAGCTACGACTGCTACTTCCGCTGACCCTGGTTGCACGGGATTCCTGCTGCATGGTGAACCGGCCGGCAACCCACTGGTTGACGGCCGGGGACTCCGCGGCCGCGCCGATCACTGAATTCCGCAATGCAAGGACCGGGGCAGGCAAGGGCCGGCCCAGCAGCATATTGATTTCGGCCTGCCGCCGCGCCCGCAGTGCCGCCTGGCGGCGGTTCCGCTCGTAACCACGGAAGGCCTCCGGGTCATGCCTGCCGTTAACTGCCTGCACGATCAGTGGTGCCAGGGCCTGGGCGTCCAGCCAGCCCAGGTTCATTCCCTGCCCGCCGATGGGGCTGATTTCGTGGGCGGCGTCGCCCACCAGGATCACGCGCCCGGCCACAGTCCTGCGCGCCACTGAGGATCTGACGCTGAAGGCGCTGAGCATGGTGTTGGTGGCAGGGTCCGGGCTGACCCCGGTCCGGTCCTCCACGAGCCGGGCCAGTTCCTCCGGGCCCGCGCCTTCGGCGGGCCTTCCCAGCCGCACCACCCAGCGGCGGAGGGCGCCCGGCAGCGGAAACGACTCAACGATGCCGCCGCTCTCAAGGAACAGCACGGCCCGGCCACCAAATTGCGTGTGGTCCGCGAAGTCACCCATGACATAGTGGTCCGGGTAGGTTTTCCGCCGGACCGGGACGCCGATCAGGTCCCTGATCCTGGACCGCGGACCGTCCGCGCCTATAACCAGCGAAGCCCTGAACGTACCTCCCCCTTTCGCGGCACCCCCGGCGGACGTTACCGACACACTGGCACTGCCGCCGTCGTACGCGACGTCGAGTACCTCCGTCCCCCTGACCAGCGCGCGGCTGTCGAGGGCGTGCACCTGTTCTTCCAGCAGCTGCTCGGTCCGGTACTGCGGCAGCGAAAGCACGAACGGAAAGGCCTCCGACACTCCGGCGAACGGCATGCGGCCCACGGCCCGGCCACGGCTGACCGCCAGCCCGGAACGGATGGCGACCCCATCGGCCACCATCCGGCCCGCGATGCCCAGCTGGTCCAGCGCGGCGAGGGCCGGCGGATGGATGCCGATGGCCCGGGAATGAAGATTCCTGTCCGATCTCTGCTCCAGGACGCGGACCGCAACGCCCTGCCGGAGGAGAATGGCTGCGAGGTACAGGCCCACTGGTCCGCCCCCGACGATGACCACATCAGCGTTCATGGCCGCGCCTGTGCAGGGCCAGCACCTGGTGAAACGCTGCACCGGGTTCCACGGTCCAGCCCGGGGGAGCCAGTGCGGACAGTTCCGCGCCCGTGTAGCTGCGCCGGATCGAGGTCAGCCCGTCCTCCCGGATGAAAGAGTTCCGCAGGGGGAGGGTGGCTACGCCAAAAAGGGCGAAGGCCACTGCGCTGCGGCGCAGGTCGTTGTGCAGGGCCTTCTTCCGGGCGAGCACGTCCGAGTGGACCAGAAGCTCGTTGAATTCTTCCGTTCCGAGGTGGTGCAGGACATGGTTGGAGATGACGACGTCGAATGCGGCACCTTCGCTGACCAGCTCGGCAGTGTGCGCCTGCCGGAAGTCCACGCCGGGGATCGGCGTCCGGGTGCGGGCGAAGGCAGCCGCGCGCGGATCCGGGTCGACGCCGGTGACCCGAACAGCCAGCCCGTCCCTGGCAGCCCAGCGGGCGAGCATGACGGCGAGGTCGCCGCCGCCGGACCCGATGTCAAGGATGCTGGCCGGTCCGGCTGACAGGACAGGACGCAGTTCTTTGACGTACAGCCGCCTCCATCCGGACACGATCCTGTTGACCAGGCCAAACTGGCGGTAGGTGTTTTCCAGCTTTTGCGCATCGCAGTCCGGCAGGTCCATCTGTTCCAGCTCGCCCGCCGCACGCCCGTGCCAGATGAGCACCGGTTCAGGCCACCGGGAATTCCTGCAGCAGTTCTTGCTGCCGCGTCTCAGCCGGGTTCCGGGCCGCCGGCGGGGCCTGCCGCAGCTTCGTCAGGAGCGCCGTTTCCACCGTCAGGCCGGGGCCGAACGCCATTGAACAGATCCTTTCGTCTCCCGGTTCGCTGTCCTGCCCGAGGATGTGCCGAAGGACAAAAAGCACTGTGGCGCTGCTCATGTTGCCGTAGTTGCGCAGGACTTCACGGGCCGGGATCAGCTGTTCGTCGGTGAGGCCCAACCGGGCCTGGACTTTATCCAGGATGCTGCGGCCGCCCGGGTGGATGGCCCAGTGCCTGATGCCTGTGTAGGGGAGTGCCTGGAGGCCGGGCTCGCGGGCCAGCAGCGGCTGCAGCGCACCCACGATGTGATCATCAATGATGTGCGGCACGTAGTTGCCCAGCACCATTTCGAAGCCGTGGTCGCCGATGTTCCAGGCCATGGAGTCTTCCCCAACCGGCGTCAGCACTGTTTCGAAGTGGTCAAGCTGCAGCAGGGCTGTTTCCTCCGCTGCAGGGTTGGCTGTGACGATGGCCGCGGCGGCACCGTCCGCAAAGAGCGCCGAGCCCATGATGGTGTCCGGGTCATTGGACGTCCGGACGTGCAGTGAGCACAGTTCAGCACAGACGACGAGGACGACGGCGTCCGGATCGGCTTCGCAGAACAGCTTGGCCGCACGCAGGGCAGGAAAAGCCGCGTAACAGCCCATGAAGCCCAGGTGGTAGCGCTGCACCGACGGGTCCAGGCCGAGCTCGCGGACGATCTTGTAATCGGGCCCCGGGTTGAAAAAGCCGGTACAGGAGACGGTTACCAGATGAGTTATGTCAAGTAGATTCAAGTCCGGGCAGGCTTTGACAGCGGCAGCGGAGGCTTCGACAAACAGTTTGGTCGCCTCCCGGGCGAAGATGTCGTTGCGGACCTTGGTGCTGGGATTCAGGAGAAGTCCCGAGTCCGGGTCGTAGAACTGTGGATCGTCAGAGCGGAAGGCGTTGGTGAGCTCATCGACGGCCGTGAACCTGGTCTCAATGGCAGCTGAATCGAAACACGTGGCCACCAGTCGCGAACCAAGCCTGCTGAGTCCAGGTTGCGCGGCAAAGACGTCACGCGCCTCAGCCTGGATCAGCTTCGTTGCCGGAACTGCAGTTTCAAGTGAACGCACGTAGACCGTCATTGACCCATTCTTAACGAGCGCATGCACAATGACAATGGTTCAACGGTTTGACCTGCGGAATCGCCGCTCCTGCCGCTATCCGCGCATGTAACCGAAACGCCGATAATCTACATTATGTAAAGTAACTGTAATTCGGCTCCTTAAGACACTCCCCTTGTCGCGGCCCCGCTGCCTTTTGGCTGGCCCGTCAGGCAGCGTTCTGCGGAAGCACCAGGAGGTAACCGGCGGGTAGCTGCGAACTCCATCGGCGGGGTTCCCTGACAACGAACTGGGTGGCAAGTTCCTCGGGTGTCAGCAGGCTGTTGGGTGCCGGCGACGGACCCCATTGCTGGCTGCCGTAGGGATAGAGAGGGTCCAGCACGTTGACACCGGTGACCTTAAAGTCCTGGAAACTTGCAGGATCACCCATCGACTCGAAGCCGCTCATCACCCATGCATGCCGGCCGCTCCACATCACCAAGCCCACTGGCCGGCCCGTCTCGGTGATCGCACGCGCCGCCGTCTGCAGGGCAGCCCCGTAATCCGCGACGCTGACCACGCTGTAAGGGCCCATGCCGGAGGCGGACAGCACGTGTGCCCAGCCGTAAGGGTTGGCTCCGTTGAAAGAGTCGGATGACCGTGCGCGGGCCAGTTCCCACAACTCCCCCTGCTGGGCGCTGTCCGACCATGTCCCCCCACCCGTGTCATCGATCAGGTTGTGGGCCATCTGGATACTCGCCGCAACGCACCAATCGAAGGTGTACTGCGGGACGAAGTCGCCCTCGCGGTACAGATTGAAGGCAAAAGGTCCGCGTTCCGGCGGCGGAGTGACAGCCGGAAGGGGTGCCGGCGCTGTGGCGGCAGGCGTGGTCTGCGGAACCGGTTCGGCAACCGCTTGAACGGTGGCAGTGGGCGGCGTGCCGCCGGCAACGTCATCAACGCCGGCCGGCGTGCATGCCACCAGCAGGCTGGCCAATACTGCCAACCAAACGGTGTGACGGGGACGGGTGCCGTTCATGACCGTCCCAGTCTAGCGCCGGACGCCAATACCGGCTCCGACCATCGCCCCTACGCCAAGTCCAAGCGCGAAGCCCAGGAAGGGACTGTCAAAGAATGCCAACCCGATGGCGATGCCCAAGGCCGCGCCCAGCAGGCAACAGATCCAGAGCGGCTTGTTCACGGTTCCTCCAACGCGGTCAGTCATCCAGCGGCAGGCGTAGAACAGAATCTACTTCATACAGCCAAACCTTCACCGATACGGCCTGGGGACAAGTAGCCCCCGCCGGCAAGTCGGGTACAGCCTACGGATGCCAGACGGGTTCCGGACCGAATATCGTCGGTTCCCTGAGGCGACCCCGATCCGGGCCAGCCAGCCGGCAAGCCCGGTTGTCGGCGTCGTCTCCGGAAGCCGCCTGCGCCTATGAAAATGGCGCCGGTGCAACTCCTCAGCGCCAGGACGTCCCATGCCGCAGTCCCCGTATCTCGAAGACCAGAGCACACCACGGTTTGTGCTCCCCCAGTCCCCCGGCCGCCGGACCCGGAGTGCGCTGCGGGAAGAGGCACTGGCGCACGCGCCGGGGAAGCCTGTGCTGATGCTCCGGCCGGCGCCCGTTAAAGTCCGTGCAGCGCTTGGCTCTGCCATCGCGTACACGGTCACGCACATCCTCGTTGAACAGGACGGCAACGGACCGTACACAGTCCGGTGGGAACCCGGCTGGCTGGTGCACCGCCTCTGAGCCTGCTTCCGCGGCAGGTGCCGATGCGGGTAGCTCCGCGGCGGACCGATAGGCTCGAAACCATGAGTCTTTCGAAATCCGGGCCTGCCAACGGCCCCCGTGGCCTGGTGGCCGCTGCTGCCGTGGCGGACGTTGTCCTGATCCTGGTGTTCGCGGCGATCGGCCGGGACGCCCACGCCCGGGACGGGATCATCACCGGAGTCTTCCTGACGGCCTGGCCCTTCCTTGCCGGGGCCGCCGCAGGCTGGCTCGCAACCAGCGCCTGGCGCAACCCGATGTCACTGCGCCGGGCCGGCACGGGAGCCTGGCTGGGGAGCCTCATTGGCGGCATGCTGCTCAGGGCCCTCACGGGGCAGACTGTGGTGGTGCCTTTCATCGTCGTCGCCCTCCTCAGCCTGGGAGTGCTGCTCATGGGGTACCGGGCGCTGTACCGCATCATCCGCCGCCGCCGCGGTTAAGCACCGGCGCTCCCCCGGGTCCAATGTGTTGGGTCCGGCCGCGGTGGGCACCGATGTAATAGGCTGGCAGAACCAAGAAACGCGCCGGTCAACGCCGCGGCGCAACAGATCCGGAGGGTTTCAACGTGATCACCGCATTCGTCCTGATCAAAACGGACGCTTCCCGCATTCCCGAGACGGCCGAGGAAATCTCAGCGATCGACGGCATCAGCGAGGTGTACTCCGTCACCGGAGAGTGGGACCTGATCGCCGTCGCCAGGGTATCCCGGCACGAAGACCTTGCGGATGTCATTGCCGACCGGCTCTCGAAAGTTCCGGCGGTGGTCCACACCACTACCCACATTGCCTTCCGGGCGTACTCCCAACACGACCTTGACGCGGCCTTTTCGTTGGGGTTCGAACAGTAGGCAAGGCACCCGCCGCTACGGCGCGGTGAGCGAGACCCATTTGTCGAGCACCGCAGCCGCGGCCCCGCTTTCGATGGACGCGGCCGCGCGGGCGTAGGCACCCCGCATCCTGTCAAGGAAAGTTCCCTCGGCTGAAAGATCGAAGGCCACCAGGCCGGCGGCAGCGTTGAGCAGGACGGCGTCCCGCGCAGGACCTTCCTTGCCTGCCAGGACCTCCCGGACAACCGCCGCGTTCGCTGTCGCATCGCCGCCGCGGAGCTGTTCCACGGTGGCCGGGCTGATCCCCAGGTCGCGGGGCGAGAACTCCGATGCATCGACGCTGCCGTTGCGGATCTCCCACACCGTGGAAGGGCCGGTGGTGGTGAGCTCATCCAGACCGTCGTTACCGCGGAACACCAGTCCCCTGCTCCCCCGCCGCGCCAGGACACCGGCCACCAGCGGTGCCATCCTGGCGTTTGCGACGCCGACAGCGGATGCCTGCACATTGGCCGGGTTGGTCAGCGGGCCAAGGAAGTTGAAGGCAGTGGGGATGGCCAGTTCCTTCCTCGGCACCGCGGTATGCCGGAATGAAGGATGGAATACCTGGGCGAAGCAAAAGGTGATTCCCGCCTCTTCTGCGTTCCTCGCCACGCGGTCGATCGACAGATCCAGCCGCACGCCGAGAGCCTCCAGGACGTCGGCAGAACCGGACGACGACGACGCAGCCCGGTTGCCGTGCTTGACCACCTTGGCGCCGGCACCGGCAGCAACCAGTGCCGCCATGGTGGAAATGTTGACAGTGTTCAGCTGGTCACCGCCCGTGCCGACGATGTCGAGCTTCTCACCTGAGATGGTGATGGGATTGGCATGGGCGAGCATGGCGTCCACCAGGCCGGAGAGCTCCTCGACCGTCTCTCCCTTGCCGCTGAGCGCGACGAGGAAGCCCGCGATCTGCGCAGGCGTGGCTTCCCCGGACATGATGGTGTCCATGGCCCAGGACGTGTTGTCCGCGGTGAGGTCACGCCCACTGATCAGCGCTGAGATCAGTCGGGGCCAGGTGTTGCCGGACGCTGGGGAAGCCTGTGAAGTCACCTGCTGATGCTATCGAGGGATAGCAGCGGCTGACCAATATGAACCGGTGCGGGAACTTTTCCGCGCGATTTCGCGTCTTTGTAGAAAAAGTCCTCCCAAAAGGCGGTTTGCGTTGGGCAGCACGGACTTTTACAGACATAATGTCTATGTGACATCTGCGACCCATGCCCCCAGTACCCCGGCGCACCCCACGCTGAACCGCCCCAATATGGTTTCCGTCGGAACCGTTGTGTGGCTGTCCAGCGAGTTGATGTTCTTCGCCGGTCTCTTCGCCATGTACTTCACACTGCGCTCAACGAGTGCTCAGATGTGGGCGGACGAGACAGCCAAGCTCAACTTCCCCTTTGCGCTCGTTAACACCATCGTCCTCGTGGCAAGTTCCTTTACTTGCCAG from Pseudarthrobacter chlorophenolicus A6 encodes:
- a CDS encoding SPFH domain-containing protein codes for the protein MDNAGSTALAVVLVVLIIFVIIVLVRSVRIVPQARAGVVERLGKYQRTLNPGLTILIPFVDRLLPLLDLREQVVSFPPQPVITEDNLVVSIDTVVYFQVTDARAATYEIANYIQAVEQLTTTTLRNVVGGLNLEEALTSRDQINGQLRGVLDEATGRWGIRVSRVELKAIDPPHSIQDSMEKQMRAERDRRAAILTAEGTKQSAILTAEGQRQAAILKAEGEAKAAILKADGESQAIQKVFDAIHKGNPDQKLLAYQYLQTLPKLAEGTSNKLWIIPSEVGEALKGIGSALGGTNPDPAAPGGLFDETAAKTSGP
- a CDS encoding NfeD family protein is translated as MFEWLGENWWAVWLTAFLAFAVVEMITLDLFFIMLGGGALAALVSDFAGADPWLQIVIFCIVSLLMVAFVRPVALSHLKKGPAEQRTNVDRLIGEQAVVMEAVTSDGGLVKIGGDIWSARSAAGILTAGQMVVVAAIDGATAVVSAPPPAEDRT
- a CDS encoding methyltransferase domain-containing protein, producing MPLPPDLPLLCPLCLKPLADADTRPSGPARMACSSGHSFDAARQGYFNMLVGKGTSFEADTAEMADARSAFLGAGKYAPLAREVAAAVVPCLSPRHAAVLDAGTGTGHYLRAVLDAAAEQGRTVNAVGLDISKFALRRAARLNPEAVNLVWDVWKRIPLADGSVDAVTVIFAPRNPAEFARVLRPHGRLVVVTPRQGHLSALAALTGMLGIEEGKDSRLAAAMAEHFDAESATDVDIPLWLTRRQAADLAFMGPAGHHQGRDAIADRLAGSPEPVAADAKFRVLAYRPKGRL
- a CDS encoding peptide deformylase, whose product is MTFPAPSTDLTAEQIRETVDRILSAGTLPPIVQAGHPALRQKAAPFDGQITPEQLARLIELMRQVMHEAPGVGLAAPQLGIPLQLAVLEDKYDVDHEAAALRNRAPLDFLAILNPSYTPAGPDRAAFYEGCLSLNGLQAVVSRPQAVLLDFVRPDGGAERRGFSGWQARIVQHETDHLNGILYVDRAQLRSLSSNAEYAAHWAEPGIGKAREGLGFDDGPAGISVP
- a CDS encoding nuclear transport factor 2 family protein, with translation MADETKATDQPGAPTGPVDRVLEFIRILEAGGGAAEIRPYLADTFTLVEAPHLLAPEGSTRTLADVLAGADQSSQVVADQVFTIRRTTCEGGRVAVEADWSATVLMDIRYWDRGETIRARTSSVFEVRDGLIISQDSYDCYFR
- a CDS encoding FAD-dependent oxidoreductase — encoded protein: MNADVVIVGGGPVGLYLAAILLRQGVAVRVLEQRSDRNLHSRAIGIHPPALAALDQLGIAGRMVADGVAIRSGLAVSRGRAVGRMPFAGVSEAFPFVLSLPQYRTEQLLEEQVHALDSRALVRGTEVLDVAYDGGSASVSVTSAGGAAKGGGTFRASLVIGADGPRSRIRDLIGVPVRRKTYPDHYVMGDFADHTQFGGRAVLFLESGGIVESFPLPGALRRWVVRLGRPAEGAGPEELARLVEDRTGVSPDPATNTMLSAFSVRSSVARRTVAGRVILVGDAAHEISPIGGQGMNLGWLDAQALAPLIVQAVNGRHDPEAFRGYERNRRQAALRARRQAEINMLLGRPLPAPVLALRNSVIGAAAESPAVNQWVAGRFTMQQESRATRVSGSSSRSCPG
- a CDS encoding class I SAM-dependent methyltransferase — protein: MDLPDCDAQKLENTYRQFGLVNRIVSGWRRLYVKELRPVLSAGPASILDIGSGGGDLAVMLARWAARDGLAVRVTGVDPDPRAAAFARTRTPIPGVDFRQAHTAELVSEGAAFDVVISNHVLHHLGTEEFNELLVHSDVLARKKALHNDLRRSAVAFALFGVATLPLRNSFIREDGLTSIRRSYTGAELSALAPPGWTVEPGAAFHQVLALHRRGHER
- a CDS encoding type III polyketide synthase, with product MTVYVRSLETAVPATKLIQAEARDVFAAQPGLSRLGSRLVATCFDSAAIETRFTAVDELTNAFRSDDPQFYDPDSGLLLNPSTKVRNDIFAREATKLFVEASAAAVKACPDLNLLDITHLVTVSCTGFFNPGPDYKIVRELGLDPSVQRYHLGFMGCYAAFPALRAAKLFCEADPDAVVLVVCAELCSLHVRTSNDPDTIMGSALFADGAAAAIVTANPAAEETALLQLDHFETVLTPVGEDSMAWNIGDHGFEMVLGNYVPHIIDDHIVGALQPLLAREPGLQALPYTGIRHWAIHPGGRSILDKVQARLGLTDEQLIPAREVLRNYGNMSSATVLFVLRHILGQDSEPGDERICSMAFGPGLTVETALLTKLRQAPPAARNPAETRQQELLQEFPVA
- a CDS encoding DUF3054 domain-containing protein, which encodes MSLSKSGPANGPRGLVAAAAVADVVLILVFAAIGRDAHARDGIITGVFLTAWPFLAGAAAGWLATSAWRNPMSLRRAGTGAWLGSLIGGMLLRALTGQTVVVPFIVVALLSLGVLLMGYRALYRIIRRRRG
- a CDS encoding Lrp/AsnC family transcriptional regulator; this encodes MITAFVLIKTDASRIPETAEEISAIDGISEVYSVTGEWDLIAVARVSRHEDLADVIADRLSKVPAVVHTTTHIAFRAYSQHDLDAAFSLGFEQ
- the trpD gene encoding anthranilate phosphoribosyltransferase encodes the protein MTSQASPASGNTWPRLISALISGRDLTADNTSWAMDTIMSGEATPAQIAGFLVALSGKGETVEELSGLVDAMLAHANPITISGEKLDIVGTGGDQLNTVNISTMAALVAAGAGAKVVKHGNRAASSSSGSADVLEALGVRLDLSIDRVARNAEEAGITFCFAQVFHPSFRHTAVPRKELAIPTAFNFLGPLTNPANVQASAVGVANARMAPLVAGVLARRGSRGLVFRGNDGLDELTTTGPSTVWEIRNGSVDASEFSPRDLGISPATVEQLRGGDATANAAVVREVLAGKEGPARDAVLLNAAAGLVAFDLSAEGTFLDRMRGAYARAAASIESGAAAAVLDKWVSLTAP